Proteins from a single region of Pseudomonas quebecensis:
- a CDS encoding GntR family transcriptional regulator: MTAHALQRDPIQPALRLVAGKKPSVDDIYPQLFDAILEQRIAPSSRFTEEGLGDTFGVSRSVIRRVLAKLSHQQVIILRPNQRAQVAAPDSLQTRHILEARRMTEITVVQLACAQATPTQIRQLRELIGRERECIEHDQRGPAIRLSGEFHLQLAAMAGNAPLAQFLNSLVPLTSLVIAQYEAKACTYCAWQEHVAIVDAIEQRDSNTAVTLMTQHLDHLESKLLKHH, translated from the coding sequence ATGACCGCTCACGCCCTGCAACGCGACCCGATCCAGCCAGCCCTGCGCCTGGTGGCCGGTAAAAAGCCATCGGTGGACGACATCTACCCGCAGTTGTTCGATGCCATCCTCGAACAACGCATCGCTCCTTCCAGCCGTTTTACCGAAGAAGGCCTGGGCGACACCTTTGGCGTGAGCCGCAGCGTGATTCGCCGGGTGCTGGCCAAGCTGTCCCACCAGCAAGTGATCATCCTGCGGCCCAACCAGCGCGCCCAGGTCGCCGCGCCGGACAGTCTGCAAACCCGACACATCCTCGAAGCCCGGCGCATGACCGAAATCACCGTGGTACAGCTGGCCTGCGCTCAGGCTACCCCGACGCAGATCCGCCAACTGCGCGAGCTGATCGGCCGCGAGCGCGAGTGCATCGAACACGACCAGCGTGGACCGGCGATTCGGTTGTCCGGGGAGTTTCATCTGCAATTGGCGGCGATGGCAGGCAATGCGCCACTGGCGCAGTTCCTCAACAGCCTGGTGCCGTTGACGTCGCTGGTCATCGCCCAATATGAAGCGAAAGCCTGCACGTATTGCGCGTGGCAGGAGCATGTGGCGATTGTGGATGCGATTGAGCAGCGCGACTCAAACACTGCAGTGACCCTGATGACCCAACACCTGGATCACCTGGAAAGCAAATTACTGAAACACCACTGA
- a CDS encoding FadR/GntR family transcriptional regulator, whose product MISSSTVVNSVVEKLRAALARGQWRRGEMLPGQRELAEQLGISRPSLREAVIVLETLGLVRSMPGKGVVVLETSVSEPQSSDAVADASLEDILQLRYTLEPFIVGLVAQSISSKEVGQLRLTLMDMREALDAGDAEAGMNAYVDFHEELFALTSNPIFQNVVQQTRNALKQSAQVLRNSPEHLAERLQENEAVVRAIRNKNSALASAEMRRHILQEGLRMGIALNIPDDHLGS is encoded by the coding sequence GTGATCAGCAGCTCAACCGTCGTCAATTCAGTGGTAGAAAAACTCCGCGCCGCCCTGGCACGAGGCCAATGGCGCCGCGGCGAAATGCTCCCCGGCCAGCGCGAACTGGCCGAACAGCTGGGTATCAGCCGCCCCAGCCTGCGTGAAGCTGTGATCGTGCTGGAAACCCTGGGCCTGGTGCGCTCCATGCCCGGCAAAGGCGTGGTCGTGCTGGAAACCAGCGTCAGCGAACCGCAGTCGAGCGACGCCGTAGCCGACGCCAGCCTCGAAGATATCCTGCAACTGCGCTACACCCTCGAACCCTTTATCGTCGGCCTGGTGGCCCAGTCCATCAGCAGCAAGGAAGTCGGCCAGTTGCGCCTGACCCTGATGGACATGCGCGAAGCCCTGGATGCCGGTGACGCCGAAGCCGGCATGAACGCCTACGTCGACTTCCACGAGGAGCTGTTCGCGCTGACGTCCAACCCGATCTTCCAGAACGTGGTGCAGCAGACCCGCAACGCCCTCAAGCAAAGCGCCCAGGTGTTGCGCAACTCGCCTGAACACCTGGCCGAACGCCTGCAGGAAAACGAGGCCGTGGTGCGCGCGATACGCAACAAGAACAGCGCCCTGGCCAGCGCAGAAATGCGCCGGCATATCCTGCAGGAAGGATTGCGCATGGGCATTGCACTGAACATTCCGGACGACCATCTCGGCAGCTGA